The Deinococcus detaillensis DNA segment CGATTCGACTGACCGGCCTTGAGCGCTGGCGTGTCTGAATGCTGATGTTTGCCGAATCGATGCGCTCATAACCGGAAGCTCCTCTTCTTGGAGAAGCGCTCTGGCTTCCGCTCCCTCCTTAGACGGACTGGGCGGAATGAGTGTGAGCAAAATTCGGTACATGCCGCCAATGGCCGAGAGCGCTTCTGTCGTCTGCAAAAGCGCGTCTAGACTCATGGCTTCAGGATTGGTCGGAAGCACCAACAGGTCACAGCCGCCGACCAAGTCGCGCAGTTCGTCGGCGCTTGGCCGGGCACCAGTGTCGATGATGATGTGTTCAAACTGGCGCGAATATTTCATAGCCTGTCCTTCGGGATACACCTGAAATGGCAGGTGTCCATGTGAAGCCCATAGTGAAGCGCTGCGGTTGGCGTCTCCATCGACCAGCATGGTTGGCGCAAGCCGCTGAAAAAATGTCGCGAGATGAACTGCCGTCGTGGTCTTGGCTACACCACCCTTAAAACCAGCCACTGTAATAATCACAAAACAACTGTACATCATTATATCCATTTACAAGTGCATATCGGTGGAATTTCATTATGGCATAATTTTGCACAGATGAAATTCCGTCGATATGGCAGTACATCTGCGGCGTGTCGTAGTGACATGACCCCCAAATCTCGATCCAAAAAAGTTGCGAATTCAGTGGCAAGCTGGAGGATCGATGAAAGGAAAACGGTACACCGAATCATCGTGAACGGACGCTCATGAGGACGCCACTCCTCACAGCAGATGTTGGAGGTTTTGGGTCAAGTTGAGGCAGGTCAACCGATTGGCGAGGTCGCCAGAACGGCGGGGGTAGCGGTGAGTACGATCCACCGCTGGAAAGCGCACTACGGCGGGATGATAAGGGACGAAACCAAACGGTTTCGTTTGCTGGAAGAAGAAAATCGCCGACTCAAAAGGCTGGTAGCTGATTTGTCGCTCGACAATTTGATCCTCAAAGAGGTGGTCGCAAAAAAGTAGTGAATCCCGAAGCCACATCACAGTCCCAGACGCCGATCAAGCGCCAAGTGGTGGGCTTCGTCTGTCGGCAGTTCAGTCTTACAGAGCGGCGAGCGTGCCGGCTACTGGTTTTCTGGCGTTCAACTCAAAGGCACGACAGAAGCAGCCCTAGAGAGGAAAAAGACTTGGCTTTGAAGACTCGGCTGCGTGAGTTGGCTGAGCAAAGCCCCCGTTCTGGCTATCGGCGGCTCTATGCCCTGCTGACGCGCGAAGGGCGGATCGCCAATCACAAACGGGTGTATCGGATCTACTGGGCGGAGTGCTTGGCTGTCTGGGAACGGGTGCAGAAGCCACAGGTTTCTGCCGCTAATCAGCGCTGGAGTATAGATTTTATGTCTGATCAGCTCGCTTCAGATAGACGGTTCCGAGTGCTGAACGTCGTGAGCGACTTTACGAGAGAATGCTTGATCATGCATGTAGGCACCTCCATTACGGGTGCGGATGTAGCTCGGCTGCTCACAAGCGTGTTGGCTGAGCGTGCTCAGCCAACACGCTTGTGACATACAACGGGCCAGAGTTCATCAGCAAAGCGTTGGAGCAATGGGCATACGAACGCGGAATTACGCAACACTTCAACCGTTCTGGGTGGGCTTGCCCCGATTTCGCGTAGTTGAGGGGCTGTAGCTTGGAGTTCGAAGTCGGCGGGTGTTAAGTAGCCCAGAGACGAGTGGCGGCGCTGGCGGTTGTAAAAGACCTCAATGAACTCGAAAATGGCTTGCCTGGCAACCGCTCGGGTTTCGAAGATCGTCTCGTCGAACAGCTCCCGTTTTAGGGAGCTGAAAAAGCTCTCCACAACGGCGTTGTCCCAGCGTTCCCCTTTGCGACTCATACTGCACCGCGCCCGAATCTGAACCAGTGCAGCTTGAAACAAATGACTCGTGTACTGGGTGGATTCAAGCGGTCATCGCAACAGCAGCGTCAACCCCGTGTAGTGCGCGTTCAAAGGCCTCATGAGGGGTCTGCCACCCCAGAACTTTGCGGGGTCTGGCATTTAGCGGGTAATGCTCCAAGAAATCCTTCCAAAAATGTCCGCCCACTTGCGAGGGTAGGGCACACTGGAGGGAAATTATGGGAAAACAGCGAAAGAAGTGGCCGACCGACACCAAAGAGCAGATCGTGCTGGCGGTGCTCGGCGGCCAGCTCAATGTGGCAGAGGCGGCCCGGCAGCATGGCGTCAATGAAAGCCTGATTCACACCTGGAAAGCTCAATTTCTGGAAGCAGGTCGTGCCCGCGTCTTGGACAGAACGGCACCGGTATCGGGCCTGCCC contains these protein-coding regions:
- a CDS encoding ParA family protein, with product MIITVAGFKGGVAKTTTAVHLATFFQRLAPTMLVDGDANRSASLWASHGHLPFQVYPEGQAMKYSRQFEHIIIDTGARPSADELRDLVGGCDLLVLPTNPEAMSLDALLQTTEALSAIGGMYRILLTLIPPSPSKEGAEARALLQEEELPVMSASIRQTSAFRHASAQGRSVESVKNSKMAKLAWLDYERAAREIAAAAGERHD
- a CDS encoding IS3 family transposase, whose protein sequence is MGFVCRQFSLTERRACRLLVFWRSTQRHDRSSPREEKDLALKTRLRELAEQSPRSGYRRLYALLTREGRIANHKRVYRIYWAECLAVWERVQKPQVSAANQRWSIDFMSDQLASDRRFRVLNVVSDFTRECLIMHVGTSITGADVARLLTSVLAERAQPTRL